A stretch of the Bacteroidales bacterium genome encodes the following:
- a CDS encoding acyl carrier protein — MNRDEIKDIVLEYVIAEYVEDESDEITYDTPLISGGIVDSFSMVSLKRFLENKYKISIPDEKASPEAFDSVNKITDLVLEFVG; from the coding sequence ATGAACAGAGACGAAATTAAAGACATAGTATTAGAATATGTTATTGCGGAATACGTTGAAGACGAAAGCGATGAAATAACTTATGACACCCCTCTTATTTCAGGTGGTATAGTTGACTCATTTTCTATGGTTTCTTTAAAAAGATTCCTTGAAAACAAATACAAGATTTCAATTCCTGACGAAAAAGCTTCACCTGAAGCATTTGACTCAGTAAATAAAATTACTGATTTAGTACTCGAATTTGTAGGTTAA
- a CDS encoding glycine C-acetyltransferase — protein sequence MSYSDKVRATYQAQIKDMQDKGLLKQERYIHSTQQADIEVEFPAGAAVKKVINMCANNYLGLSSHPEIVKAAHDGLETRGYGMSSVRFICGTQDIHRELEQKITEFLGTEATILFPSCMDANAGVFEAVLTDEDVMISDRLIHASLIDGVRLCSAMQDSFKHQNMEHLESKLQLHSDKRNKMVITDGVFSMDGDTAKLDEMVALCEKYDAMLLVDDSHSSGFIGKTGRGTHEKYGVVGKIDIITTTFGKALGGASGGCVSGRKELVEMCRQKARPYLFSNTIAPVVVSGVLKVLDILSKSTDRRDKLEKNTEFWRKGLTEAGFVLKEGDTPIVPVMLFNAKLAQDFSKALFDEGIYAVGFFFPVVPNGQARIRTQISAGHEMHHLEKALEAFTKVGKKFEILGKTKQEIIDRYGM from the coding sequence ATGAGTTATAGCGATAAAGTTAGAGCCACCTATCAGGCACAAATAAAAGACATGCAAGATAAAGGTCTTTTAAAACAGGAAAGATACATACATTCTACTCAGCAAGCTGATATCGAAGTTGAATTTCCGGCAGGTGCGGCTGTTAAGAAAGTTATTAATATGTGTGCTAATAATTATCTCGGTCTTTCAAGTCATCCGGAAATTGTTAAAGCTGCACATGATGGACTCGAAACCCGTGGATATGGCATGTCTTCCGTGCGTTTCATTTGCGGCACACAGGACATTCACCGTGAACTGGAACAAAAGATTACGGAGTTTCTGGGAACAGAAGCCACTATTCTTTTTCCTTCATGCATGGATGCTAATGCAGGCGTTTTTGAAGCTGTGCTTACAGACGAAGATGTAATGATTTCCGACCGCTTGATTCACGCTTCACTTATTGATGGCGTTCGTCTTTGCAGTGCAATGCAGGATAGCTTCAAACATCAGAACATGGAACATCTGGAAAGCAAACTCCAGCTTCATTCTGATAAAAGAAACAAAATGGTTATTACCGACGGAGTGTTTTCAATGGACGGTGATACTGCCAAATTAGATGAAATGGTTGCTCTTTGCGAAAAATACGATGCAATGCTTTTAGTTGATGACTCTCATTCATCCGGTTTTATCGGAAAAACAGGCAGAGGCACTCATGAAAAGTATGGTGTTGTCGGAAAGATTGATATCATAACAACTACATTCGGTAAAGCACTTGGCGGAGCATCCGGCGGTTGCGTTTCGGGAAGAAAAGAACTTGTGGAAATGTGCCGTCAGAAAGCACGTCCTTATCTTTTCTCAAATACTATTGCACCTGTGGTTGTTTCCGGTGTTCTGAAAGTTCTTGATATTCTTTCAAAAAGTACCGACAGAAGAGATAAGCTTGAAAAGAATACTGAATTCTGGAGAAAAGGATTAACCGAAGCTGGCTTTGTTCTTAAAGAAGGCGACACTCCTATTGTTCCTGTTATGCTTTTCAATGCTAAATTAGCGCAGGATTTTTCAAAAGCACTTTTTGATGAAGGTATTTATGCTGTTGGATTTTTCTTCCCTGTTGTACCAAACGGTCAAGCAAGAATAAGAACACAGATTTCTGCCGGTCATGAAATGCATCATCTTGAAAAAGCTCTGGAGGCATTCACTAAAGTTGGTAAGAAATTTGAAATTCTTGGTAAAACAAAACAGGAAATTATTGATAGATATGGAATGTAA